TTCAGTAATTCTTCCAGGTTTTCCACACGGTAGTTAACCATAAATTCTTTTTCGCTTGGCAAAAAATAGTTGGTGTCTGCATTAAATGGGCTCCACTGCGTTGAGCATTTGTTGCCCTTTTCGTCTTTCCACCAAAAGGTGCAGCCGTAAGTATCGGTGTTCAGTCCCAAGTGGTTTTTATACCATTCCTTGGTTTTATCGGGATTTTTGGTCTTAAAAAATATGCCGCCAATGCCCGTAACTCTTTTTTTCATTTATTTTATTTTTTGAAATTATCAATTATTTTTTCGGCAATAACCGTTGCCAATTTTTCTTTGCTTTCCACCGTCCATCCGGCAATGTGCGGACTTAAAATTACATTATCCATTGCAAACAGTTCTTTGAGGGAATTGGGGAGATTGTCCGAATCAAAAAGCGTTTCAAAGGAAAGTTTTTCAAATTCCAAAACATCAAGCCCAGCTCCCAATATTTTTCCAGCTTTTAACGCCGAAACCAAATCGGCCGTTACAACACTTTTACCGCGTGCGGTATTTATGAGCCAAAAGGGCTTTGAAAACGAATTGATGAATTCTGAATTCACCATTTTATCCGTCAAAGGAGTCCAAGGCGTGTGAAGGCTTAAAACATCTATTTTTTGTTGAAGTTCTTTTAAAGATACTTGTTTCGCATTTTCATCACCAACATTTTCTTTTATGTCGAAACAAATTACTTCGCAATCAAAACCTTTTAGTTTTTTTGCGAACGCTTTGCCCATATTGCCGTAACCGATGATTCCAACGGTTTTTCCGTCCAGTTCTATCCCGCGGTTGGCTTCGCGGTTCCAAAGGCCATTTTTAACTTCCCTGTCGGCTTTATTTAAGTTGTTAAATAGCGAAAGAAGCATTCCAAGCGCATGTTCACCCACAGCGTTTCTATTGCCTTCGGGGGCAGCAATTAATTTAATTCCGAGTTGTTCTGCATAATCCATATCGATGCTTTCCAAACCGGCACCAACACGGGCTATAAATTTCAGGTTTTTTGCGGCATCGAGAAATTGTTTGTCAATGTTGAAACGGCTTCGGATTACGATTCCATCGTAATTCGAGATAATTTGCTCTATTTCAGATTTTGAAGCTTTGTAATTTTCTTGATTTGAAAACCCTGCGCCCTCAAGCATTTTCAACAATAAGGGATGGTTGCTATCGAGGTGAAGAATTTTCATATATTATATTTTTGGGTATTCGGAAACGGTTTTTTCTGAAGTTACATTGCCGGTGTGTTTTGTGGAAAGTTTTTCAAAAAGAAGCACGTGTACCTCTTCGCCATTCTGCGTTTTTGGGCAATGTTCCACACCTTTTGGAACCACGATTATTTCACCTTCGGAAACAATTTCAACATTATCGCGGAAGTGCATTTCTAAAGTTCCTTTTTGCACAAAAAATAACTCATCTTCCTCTTCGTGCTTGTGCCACACAAATTCGTCCTTCAACTTTGCCAAAAGCACTTGCATATTGTCCACAACGGCTATTTGGTGGGGGTGCCAATGTTTTTTGAATGAAGAAAATTTTTCTTCAAGATTGATAGTTTGCATAACTATTCATGTTGGTTTGGATTCGCCTGCGGATAGGGTATCATTTCCTTTTGTGAAAGGTTTTCAATTTTAAAATAATTTTTCTTTCCACCGAACCAATATTCTAGAACCGCTTGGTTTTCCTCCAACTGAAAAGGAAACGCTTTTGAAAGTGTATTTTGCGCTTCTTTCATTGGGTCTGCATCCATGACAATATCGCGCTGGGTTTCATTTTTAAGATAGCCCACAAATTGTTTTGGTTCGTTTATATTGCCTTTTGCTTCAAGAATATGGTTTCTGAAGTAGATATTTTGAATTACAACATCTGAATTTATTTCGCTGAAAATAATATGGATATTAGTTCCAGAACCACCATCTTTTATACCAGCCACCCAGTTTTGGTAATATGCTTCGGCAATCTTAAACGGAGGATTTTGTACAAATGTTTTATTATCATTCACTTCCTGTGCCCCACCACAGTTGGAAAAGCTGAGCAACAATAAAGGCATCGTCAAAAGAAATACTATGGTTTTTATTTTTTTCATAATTCCTTAAAATTACAAATATTATGCAACAAAAAAGCCTTCCGAAAAACGAAAGGCTCTTTTTAATTGATTTTTATGATATTATCCGGCCAAAGCTTCCGCACCACCAACAATTTCAAGGATTTCGTTAGTAATGGCAGCTTGACGCGCTTTGTTGTATTGAAGTTTCAATGCATCACGAAGTTCAGTAGCATTGTCGGTTGCTTTGTGCATCGCCGTCATACGTGCGCCGTGTTCACTGGCAACACTATCGCGAAGGGCTTTGAACAATTGTGTTTTCAAGCTCTTTGGAATCAAAGCCTCTACAATTTCTTCTTTTGAAGGTTCAAAAATGTAGAAGGTTTCGCTGGATTTTGCTTCCTGTCCCTCAATTTGTTTTGGAGGCAGAATTGGCAAAAACTGCTCGGTCATAACAATTTGCGTAGCAGCATTTTTGAAATTATTGTAAACCAAAATGATCTTATCATATTTTCCTTGGGAAAAAAGATCCATTAATTTTTCAGCAATTTCAGAAGTATTCTCAAAAGAAAGATCGTCAAAAATACCGTTGTTGTTTTCAAGAACAGTTCCTGTTTTTTTCAGAATATCATTCCCTTTTTTTCCAAGGGTCATAAAATCCACTTGCTTTCCAGCGTAAGTATTAGCAGCTAAATTGCGGGCTTCTTTTACAATATTACTGTTGAAAGCTCCCGCCAAACCACGGTTACTGGTTATGGCAACAACTAAAATTTTGTTCGCCTCGCGCTGATCAGAATACTTGCTGCCTGTATCGGCATCAAGTGTAGCGCTTAGGTTTTGCAAAAGTTCGGTAAGCTTTTCAGAATAGGGACGCATCGCGGTAATGGCATCCTGCGCCTTTTTCAATTTTGCAGCAGAAACCATTTTCATGGCACTGGTAATCTGCATCGTTGAACCAACGGATGATATTCTGTTTCTAATTTCCTTAAGATTCGCCATTCTTTTATAGAATTGAGTATTTAGTATTGAGTATCGAGATATATTTTCTCAATACTCAATACAGAAATCTAACTACTTTTTATATTTCGCTGAAAGATCAGCAGCAACTGTTGTCATCACATCAATTGCCTCATCAGTAAGTTTACCAGCTTTAAGATCGTTAAGCGTGTCTCTGTGCTTTACGTTCAACATTTCTAGGTAATCTCTTTCAAATTCTTTTACTTTTTCAACAGGGACGTTACGCATCAAGTTTTTGGAACCTGCGTAGATTACCGCAATTTGATCTTCCACCGTGTACGGATCGTTTTCAGACTGCTTTAATATCTCTACGTTACGCTTTCCTTTTTCAATAACGTTCAAGGTTGCAGCATCCAAATCTGAACCGAATTTTGCAAACGCTTCCAATTCACGGAAAGCAGCCTGATCAAGTTTCAAGGTACCGGCTACCTTTTTCATCGATTTAATCTGAGCGTTACCACCCACACGAGATACCGAAATACCTACGTTAATAGCTGGACGAACACCCGCGTTGAACAAATCTCCATCCAAGAAAATCTGTCCATCGGTAATCGAAATTACGTTTGTTGGAATATACGCCG
The Aequorivita iocasae genome window above contains:
- a CDS encoding VOC family protein, which encodes MKKRVTGIGGIFFKTKNPDKTKEWYKNHLGLNTDTYGCTFWWKDEKGNKCSTQWSPFNADTNYFLPSEKEFMVNYRVENLEELLKILKEEGVTIVGEMQTYDYGKFGWILDPDGNKIELWEPVDSAFL
- a CDS encoding 2-hydroxyacid dehydrogenase; this translates as MKILHLDSNHPLLLKMLEGAGFSNQENYKASKSEIEQIISNYDGIVIRSRFNIDKQFLDAAKNLKFIARVGAGLESIDMDYAEQLGIKLIAAPEGNRNAVGEHALGMLLSLFNNLNKADREVKNGLWNREANRGIELDGKTVGIIGYGNMGKAFAKKLKGFDCEVICFDIKENVGDENAKQVSLKELQQKIDVLSLHTPWTPLTDKMVNSEFINSFSKPFWLINTARGKSVVTADLVSALKAGKILGAGLDVLEFEKLSFETLFDSDNLPNSLKELFAMDNVILSPHIAGWTVESKEKLATVIAEKIIDNFKK
- a CDS encoding cupin domain-containing protein, coding for MQTINLEEKFSSFKKHWHPHQIAVVDNMQVLLAKLKDEFVWHKHEEEDELFFVQKGTLEMHFRDNVEIVSEGEIIVVPKGVEHCPKTQNGEEVHVLLFEKLSTKHTGNVTSEKTVSEYPKI
- the atpG gene encoding ATP synthase F1 subunit gamma encodes the protein MANLKEIRNRISSVGSTMQITSAMKMVSAAKLKKAQDAITAMRPYSEKLTELLQNLSATLDADTGSKYSDQREANKILVVAITSNRGLAGAFNSNIVKEARNLAANTYAGKQVDFMTLGKKGNDILKKTGTVLENNNGIFDDLSFENTSEIAEKLMDLFSQGKYDKIILVYNNFKNAATQIVMTEQFLPILPPKQIEGQEAKSSETFYIFEPSKEEIVEALIPKSLKTQLFKALRDSVASEHGARMTAMHKATDNATELRDALKLQYNKARQAAITNEILEIVGGAEALAG